The Diceros bicornis minor isolate mBicDic1 chromosome 26, mDicBic1.mat.cur, whole genome shotgun sequence sequence AGAAGGCATGTGGCCACACCTTCCACCCCCACTTCCAAGGAAGCCCCTCCAGCCTCCATTACCAGTGGAGTTCTCTCCACTGCCTGTTGCTGTCATTCGGGCCACGTGATCTACACCAATGCGTTCAGCTTCCTCTGTCGCCAGAGTGTAGGTCAGCTCAGCAAACAGCATTGTGGCCTACAGGGCACGCAGGGAGAGTCAAAAGCCTGAAACGCCAGGGGCAATTTCCTTCTGCGAGTCCAAGGGCAGGGCATTACCTCTCCATTGATTATATCGATGACAGACTCAAAAACGCTGACGGGAAGCTGTAAAGGAGAGACGGAGAACAGCTCTTACTAACATCAAATGCACCTGAGCCTatattatgaaacaaaaattggGCCTGGCCCTTTCACATTATATTTTCTCATGTAAATCTTCCCAAGGACCAGTGAAGTAgggattatctccattttacacacgAGGAAAATGCAGTGTAGAGGTTAAATGActaacccaaagtcacacagctggttaagTGGCAGAATGGAGACTCGACTCAATAGAGATGGCATACAGTAAAATAACAGGCACAGTGATAGAAGAGCAGGACAAGTGGGCGTGGGGTCAGTATTACTCACATCTGTGTGCTTGGTCATAGGGTTCAACTTAAGAAAGAGGGGGCTCTCGATTATCTCGCACACCTGGAAGACAGGGAAGATGGACACAAGTGTCAATGCCCATCTTTCTTCCCCTCATCCTCTATTCTCTGTCCCCCCTAGCATGCATGTGTGGCAGCATGTATACCTGCTTATGGACGTGGATGTCGGAGGGGTCAGGCGGCCCCCCTGTGGTATACCAACCCAGAAACTCCAGCTCCTTGAACACCTGTTTAACTGGAGAGGAAGGGGCAGGAGAACATAGTATTGCTTTAAACGATACTTCCTTTATTTAAAGCTCCTGGTATATTTTCATCagtttctcccctctcccccaaatcCTGGCTCAATttagaatgttttctttttctgagatcTTTTCAGCTACTCTCTCTTGACTTTTCCTCCGTTCTCATCCTCTTCTGTTTACTTCTTCCCAACCCTCTCCATCTGCCCCACTCTGCTTTTTCTTGACTCCCACTCCTCTCCCCCACTTCTATGCCCCTCTCACACTGCTCCTCCTTGGTGTAATAATATTCCTTGTCAATGATAATCTTCTCCTCCACGGTGTGGGACAGCAGCTCAAAGGAGTTCATCACCTCGATATTTCGGCCCTCCTGCTTCCCGATCAGAGCCCCAATCACTGGGGGAGAGAACGACACACAGAGGTGAGAGTAAGGAATCCTGAAACTTTTTCCTAACCATTATCGCCTGAGGGTCTGAGGTCGGTTTGAACCAAGTACTGGGGAAACGGTGATTTGGGAGAGGGGGAACTAGCttcaggaaaggaagaggaagagaccacTATTTGAGGGAGATGACCAAGGAAAGGAAGTTGGAGAATTATGCCCAACACTCACCCTGCATAGGCCGCCCCTCCTGGGAGCGCATGCGAATCCAATGGTCTGAGATGTTGAGAATGACGAGGGGATGAAGAGCGACTGAGACACTCCCAGTCACTCCGGAGGCCATCACGCTGGGGACTACTAAGGgtggaagaaaaggagggagggtgaGAGTCCGGGCCCCACGTTCTTCCCCAGAGATGACAGTAGGGGACAGCAGAGCCGGAGCCATACATCCCTCCCGCAAGTTATCCCAGGGAGCGATGTTGCCGTCCCGCCCTCCTGACTTCTCGGAGGAGTCAGGTCTTGACGCAAGGAAGGCCTTGACGCACCCCAGAGGGCATCTCCAGAAGCCGCCCCCGCGCCCGTTACCTGCTGCATCCACCTCCATCCCGCTGCTCCCTCCGGTCCCGTTCGTCACAGCAGCCGACGCCATTTTCCCCGCGCCCGGCGCTCGGCCCCGCCCCCCTCCCGGCTTCCGTACGGCAGCGGCGCATGCTCAGTGCCCCGGCGGCCCCTTCAGCCCGGTCTCGGCTGGCTGGTCTGGCGACTCGGGGCGGGGTAAGCTCGAGGCCCGCGAAGCCCCAGAGCCAACAGATTTTCGTAGACCCTGGTACCGCTTCTCGCCTGCGGCTGACCTTAAACAAATTACTAACCCCACCTTGCCCCAATCTTACCGTTCTCGTCGGTAAAATTGGGATAAGACTGCCTAGTTTCTAAGGCTGTTGCAGAGTGAATGCAATGTCATGTTATTCCccagaataaaatccaagctcCTAACCACGGCCTGCAAGACCCTGCATGATCTAGCCCTGCCTGCAGCTGGCCCTGGCCTCTGCTTTCCTGCCCTTGGTCCCCGTGTGCAGCCACGCTGGCCTTCACGTCTGTTCCTTTCACAGGCCCCACTCAAGGGCCTTCTGTCGTGTTCATCGCTGTATCCCCTGTGACCAATACGGTACCTCACACTCGGGCACCTGAATAatttttgagtgaatgaatgaatgagtagttTGGGGTGGAGCCTGGTCTTGAGTGGCTCCGTCTGCATGTCCTATCTTTCCTCCTTCTAAGCATTGGCGTTACCTTCAGTACTGGGAACGTCCCCGGCATTTTCTAACCCCTCTCAACCTCCGTCTCTATTCTCTATCTCCATCAGTCTTTCAAAACTCCCCTCTGGTAAACCTAGCCCACTCCAGCCGTCTCCCCTCTCCTACACCCGAGCAAGTTGTGTGCACTGCCTTTACCCTCTCCTGCTGCCCCTAAATGGCTGGCTGGCTCATTTAGTATCTGTCTATACCCCACCCAAAGTGTAAGCTCTAGAAAGCAGGTAGAGACCTGTGTCCTGATCCTGTAGAGCCTATTCTGGTGCCCAGAACTAGCAGGTACCAGGAGATGTTTTCTGGTGATAACGGTGACTTATGTGAATTAAGCAATCTCTCCATTTAGGAGCCTTGATGAAGGGAAGTTCGAGGGCCAGCAACCCTCAAAGGAAGGGGCCTGAGAAATCCTGCTGGGAGAGAGGTCTTCCGGTCAAGGGGAAGTTAAGAAACAGTTTATCTCATTCTAATTCCCAGTGTAAAACCTCCCAGCCAACTGAGATGGTTATGGAAGAAAAGCATATATGCCTCACTTCTCTTAGGAAAAATGAAGTCAGAAAAACGTATCTCTGTTAGATGGTAGGCAGCTTCTAAGGAATTTAATGCTTGTCAGCTAGATTGAAGgctaaaataaagataagaattattgTGGTGTTAATAAAGTTGATAGTTTGCGTTGCTGTTTCACACACTAAAGAACTCCTTTGTCTTTCTGTTGTTTCAAATGCTTTTGAAACATTGTTGAGACAACTATACAACTCATAAAGCAATGGTTATTGTGAAATTTAAAGGTGACTTTGAAGTTGAATCCGTTGATTATACATGCCTTGGAAGTAAACTCATTGAGCATTTCTTAAAAGTGCCTTGTATTTAAAAACTACTGAAAAAGTCTCAAGTCCCTCTGTTCCCATTGTCACATTGCCTTCTGTAGTAAAATCTCTATTTCCTGCTTATAAGGACAGTTGGGATAACATTTAGTGCCCACtggaataatccaggataatctccccatctgaaGATTTgtaacttaatcatatctgcaaaatcccttttaccCTATAAAGTGACATATCACAGGATTAGGACCTGGATATCTTTTGGGAGCCATTGTTCAGCCTGCCACAGCATGTGCGGGCCACTATAGGGGGGCTGGAGAGCAGTGTCTTCAATCAAGTGGTCATTGTCTTCACGATCTAGAACGATGTCAGTCCAAAAAGAGAATCCTTGTGGCTGGACCAGATTTAAGTTGGAATTCCCTAGGCTCTCTTTTGGCCGGGCTGTACCCAGAGGGTCTACCAACCAGGCTGGCCTGTGGTAGccattaggagaaaaaaaaaagaatcatcccAAGGAATGGTCAGGGCAgaatctttaattttcaaaataagtctGGACAGCTCCCCACTCCTTTCATCCCGATCATTACCCAAGAGGTAGCTGACCAGGAGGAGACAGCCACATTCAGTGACCAGGCTGCCTTACTAAGGTGTGTGGaccaggaggaggtgaaggaggtagAGCTGATTTTGAGGAGGCCATTCCAGTGCTCGGCAACCAGATGCTGTGGATGGTAGGGGGTGTGGATTGTCCATCCAACACCCTGACTATTGGCCCATTTTGGGGTGGCTTTTGTGACAAAAGGCGCACCAATGTCAGACTGTAGAGGGTCTGCAAACCCTAAAACATGACCAGTTTAGTTTCCAGGGCATAATGATGTGGCCTGAGTCAGCAGATCAGACTGGAACAAAAACACCAGCACCAGGGGAGCCTCTCTAGGGAAAGGGTGTCAAAGGTTCGCTGGAGTCAGTTTACCAGGAGCGGAAGGGAGCTTCTGGAAGGTGCAAGTTTGATCAGCAGCTTGGTGCCAGTCAGTCTTATCAGAGACCAGGTGCCCACCATGAGCATCCACATGAATGACCCAATTGTCAGATAGAGATAAGGTGTGTTTGCATAGTTCACTGCCCCAAAGGATGTGTCTTTAATTTTCCATATCTGTCATCTTCCAAGTGGCGAACCAAGCAGCCAGGCCATTGGCTAACAACCCAAGTCAGTGAAATGTAACCAGGTTCATCAAGGGGAGTGCTGGCCAGACTTGGGCTGAGAATGGCCTTGAGTTTTGCCCACTGAGCAGAGTGATGATGTCCACTTTCAGTTTTGTATAGTTGGCCCTGAGGCTGGACAGCAGCAGCCACCCAATGGGCCCCAGCAGTTTTCAACTCAGCTAAGCCATCAGTGAACAAAGCCCAGGCATTTAGGGGAACCTCTGAGATCTGAGGGACCTATTGATCCATGTCTTTGCTTTAGGTGATTTCTCCCAAAGCGGTAACTGCCATTTTTTCATGAAAAACTCCTCTAGGGTCACGCTGACTGCCCTCTTTAGCATACCATTTCCACTTGACTAGCGAGGTGTTTTAGGCTCTTCCCATCTTGTTAATCATCGGGTTTGACTTGATTCACCCCAAAATGGGGGTACTAGGCTGGAGAGCTACAAAGCCTCCTAGGCCTGGAGTTCTTCAGTAGCAGGTGTACCGGGTGTCTGCATCCGACAGGCGGCGCTATTGCACTGAGAAATGGCCTCTGCGAACACTGGCAGCAGCAATCAAGTTTTTAAGAAAAGCTGTGATTTAACCTCGTATTCTTTATTGTTTATGCTGGACCATCCGGGAGGGGAAAGAGAGGCGGGTTGGGGAGTGATCTGTGAGTCCCACTGTCACCCTCTACATACAGCAGTCCCTGAATGGGAAAATCCCCTCTAACCCTTAAAGGACTAGAAAAGTGCAAGCATATAATCCATCAGTTCCTGCGACATATTCAGGTGTAGAAGCAGCAAAGACATCGGGCTCCACACAAGAtcactttagcttcatttctctACTGCAAACCTTGTCCAACCCCATCAGTTGAATTCAGGCGCCTCTTCCCCTACAGGAACAAGGACCAAGAAATCTAACTCATCTTTGTCAGGGGCTACAACAACAACCATCAGGACACCGCTCTAATCCCCCTGGCTGCGGGCGCAGGGCAGAGAGGGAAGCTGGCCTGCAGGGCATGCTGGAGGCAGCAGAGGGGAGACTTAACTGTCAGCCTTTTTCCTTCTGTGTCCTTGTACTTTAGGGTCAGCGCTCACGATTTAGTACTGCCTCCTCCCTCGTGGGGTCAGGTGGTACTTCCTGGCATCCTGTAAATGCCCTAGCCCAAGGAACCCTTTCTTTCTGCACCGATGCATGTTGCTGCATTCCTGCAGTCCTTGGCACCTCAGCCACCCCTGTGCCCAGCACCCTGTCCATACTGATGGCTTGTAGCAGAAACCAGGTTCTGTAGCTGGGTTGTGAGCCCAGCCCAGAGGACACGCAGGCCACCTGCATGCAACACTGGCCAGAGATAACGGTACAGACACCCTTGCCTTGTACAGAGGGGCAATGTCTCACAAAGGCCTCCTATgactgctccctccaggcccacatTAATGAAAACTAGCAGCCTAGTTATTGGGTTGGGACTGgacagacctcctgaatcagtcACTTTTGGCAGTGCCCCATGTGGCGGGAGGAGAGGATGAGCTGGCCAGCTGCAGCTCACAGAATCCCTGTCCTAGGGGCTGGCCTAGAGTATGTTCCTATAACCCATAATAGGTTGGTCATCTGTGGGCAGTCCACAGCGTGTGGGCACTTTCTCCACCCAAACCACCACAaccaccatcacacacacacatacatacacacacacgtgcacacacacatcccaATACCCTTaaaccatacacacacacccccatcacCATCaaaccctacacacacacatgcacacatacacatatgacTCCGCTCTTTACCCAGGAGGAGGGACTGAGAAAGGATAAGATGTTCACTCTTCATTTAGGCTTGGAGGTGGCTAGAAGGGTTTAATCTATAAATAAACCATcattaattttctaattgatcAAGGCTCTGGGGGTACAAAGATAAACTTGTCCTCGTGCCTCTCCCGTAGGAGTTACAATCTGAAAAAGAGAGTGAGTAGTATTTAGATGTTGTAGGAACTAGTACACTCTGAGCCCATCCCAGCGCACTGAGGTCAAAAAATTGTCTCTTCTTGTCCTCACGTCCCTCGTCCTGGGCATTTAATCAGTTGTCAAGTGCTCTTGTTTCTGCCTCTATGAAATCTTCCATACCAACCTTCTCCTGTTTTTGACGACAGTACCCTAAAACCACGCAGCCTGCTGGGCTGGGCCATCTTGAGTACCAAGGATGTCTCTGCTCACCTGTAACtcatctgaggcacccaggctgGGGCACGTGGTGGGAAGCCCTGATCTCCACAACCCTGACCCCTCCACTCTCGCCCTGCCTCCTGCTTAATGGAAAATCGAGGCTCTCTGGTATGATTTACCTCAACTTCCTGATCTCTCACCTGACCTAGAAGGTATATACATCTATATCCATCTCCTCACTTGTAGCTTTAGAGGACGAAATTTACCTGTAGTTTCATTGGAACAACTTGCAGGAGCATCATGACTCGATGGCTACCGGCGTGCCTGGTGGAACAAGCAGCGGTGGAGATAAATGGATGGGCCGCAGCCAAGTGGTGGCCACTGGGAGATGACCTGCTGGGAGCAGGTGGGCCACACCCTCCACCTGCAAGAAGCAGAGAGACTGGACGTGCCTTCACGGGGGCTTCTGGCTATTTATTCAAAAGTGAAAACTTCATTTGCATAAACCCATATGGATTTTTGCCACAGCTGAAAATAATTGTTTTCGGAGTGAGTTGACCTCACCTGCCAGCTCCCCCAGAGCACAGCACCCACATCCCAGCTGaggcctccctgccctgtggccaTCGATGGGAACCAGTCCTGGATGTAAAACtgactttcctcccttcctctagcctcagggaagccttccttgtAGACAAGAAGGTGTGGCTGAGCCCCGTTGTGCCTCCAAAAGTATCCTGGGGTCCCGTGTGCATACTTGTGAATAAGCAGAGGGGGCTTGTGTGCAGAAAGGAGGGCGGAATGGACCCACAGAGGAGGGGTCAGATCGATTAGAGAGTGCCTGCTTCCCTTGCAGTCCCGTGAGCCCCAACTGTGACTTGGATCCTGCCTTTAGATTCTGTGAGTTCTCCACGGCCCTACAtcaccctcccttcctccactttTCCCTAGAGTTAGTCTGGAGAGGCTAAATTATAAGCACCAATGAAGCACTGGATTGCAGCGCTGACAACTCCCTGGCACTATCAACCTCTGATTACTGGGCAGGAAACACACCGTGATGCCTGGAGCTGCTGTTGCCATGGAGATGTGTGTCGTAAAGTAGAGATCCAAAGGAATTAGCAGGGCAGTTCTGACCAAACGTAAGGGTTAAGAGGCCCCTCTTATTCCAGGTTTTGCAGAGAATGTCATCTTCATACAGAGTCTCAGGGCACCTGGTTTAAAGGTGAAAGAGAACTATAGAATCATGCATCCATTTCCAATAACAACTAACAACGAACCGGAGTGTCCCTCTAATTCAGTTTGGGATCCAGGTGGAGCCTTTACTGCAATGCTTACAGCCACAGAGCTGTAAGAGAAGGTGATCCAGACGTCCTGTCTGTCTATCTCAACAGCTTCAGCCTGCACCCTCTCCACTTGTGCAGTATTCCCGAGGACTTAGATACATATCTTGAGTCCTCTGGGATGTTGGACAGGAGGGGCCAGGCCATGAGAAGCAACTGGCCGAATGGTGGGGGTTCCCAAGCACACTGGAGAGAGGTCTTTCTCCCTGGGCTGGCCTTGAGGCAAGCCttctgccctctccacagtgtttCACTCAGTGAAGGCAGCTCCCGGACAGATGGGTTAAAGCGCTTTATTTTTACATCCAGGGTGCTAGACTGCCCTGGAGTAGTGGAGGTGGGGAGGCTTCCATGTCAGTTGTCCCTTAGGAATGGGGCTGCAGCTTGAGGTAAGGCAGCTGAGGAATGTGGTCGAATCTCTCCCAAAGGAGATGCCAACTGTATGAGCAACGACGTTGTTCCCCAAGCCACGCTTGGAGTGTGGTCATAGAAGCTGGTCACTGGCTCCAGCAGCTACTTCTGGAGCCAAAGTGCCCTTCCTCATCCTCAACAGTCCTTTCAGGGAAGGCACCCGTCCTGAACTAAGCTCAGGGAGAGCATTTTTCACcctaacccagtggttctcaaccggtGGTGATTTTGTCCTTCAGAGGACATTTGGTCTGAAATGGTCtcaaatgtctggagacatttttgtttgtcacaactgggggtgggtgctactggcatctaccCGGTAGAGATCAGGGATGTTGCTAAATATCCTATTATGCACGgaacagccccccacaacaaggaattatccagccccaaatcttAGCATCAGCCCTTCTggtacacacacgcgcacacacacacacatacacacccttcCCAGGACTCAAGGAGGCCTGGAGAGGACCAGTTCCAGTGTTTGCCGCCTCAAAGATtccttccccctcttcctccttcccctaatGGCCCTGTCTCTCTCCAAGCATTCTAGGTTTATTTCAGTGGCCCAGTGCCCTTTGCTACAACTGAGATCTTGATAGGTCTCTCTACCTTGGAACCATCTCAGGAAGCAGGCAGGGCTGGAGAGCCAGGGCTTCTTACCTGAACTGATCCACTTCCTCTCCTGCAACCAGTTCTGTGGGGTGATGAAGCTTTTGCTAAACCACAGACAAAGGGAGCCCACATTTACACAACTCGGGGAGACCACTCTGGGGGCTTCACTAACAAAGACCAGGAATTGATGGGGATTTTCTGTCCCTAAGTGGCACCTCTCTTGCTAAAGAAAAACGACAACAAAAACGTTttataaggggccggcccggtggtgtagcggttaagttcgcatgttctgctttgatggcctggggtttgccagttcgaatcctgggctcagacctactcactgcacatcaagccacgctgaggcggcatcccacatagaagagctacaactctacaactatgatacacaactatgcacttgggctttggggagaaaaaagaaaaagaggaagattggcaacagatgttagcacagggccaatcttcctcaaaaacaaaaacaaacaaacaaaaaatgttttttaaatctctctttgGAAATACcctaaagaattgaaagcagggacttgaacaaaTACTTGTACACCTGTGtccacagcattattcacgatagccaaaaggtggaagcaacccaggtgtccattgacaggtgaatggataaacaaaatgtggtacatacatacaatggaatattatgcagtcttgaagaggaaggaaattttgacacctgctacaacatgggtgaaccttgaggacatgatgctaagtgaaatacaccagtcacaaaaggacaaatattgtataattattTGAGgtccctagaatagtcaaatatatacagaaagtagaatggtggttgccacagGCTGAGGGGAAAGAGAATTGGGGCGTTGTTCAATGAAcacaaagtttcagtttgggaagatgaaaaagttctgaagatggatggtggtaatggttgcacaacaatgcgaacatacttaatgctactgaactttacacttaaaaatggctaaaatgaggggatggcctggtggcatagcagttaagttcagacattcctcttcagcagcccagagttcaccagttcagatcctgggagcggacctactcgcgactcatcaagccatgctgaggcagcgttccacacagaagaactagaaggacctacaactaggatatgcaactacgtactggggctttggagagaaaaaaaagaaaaagaggaagattggcaatagatgttagctcagggccaatcttcctcaaaaagaaaaaaaaacaaaaaaaaggctaaaatgagaaattttatgttatgtatattttacttcaataaaaattgttttttaatctcTCCTAAGAGTGCCCAGGGGCAGGCTGTGGACTTTGCTCCAGTGCTGTGGATGGGCTGTGACCTTCAGTGGGTCAAGCAGGTCGTTGAGGCTACAGATTTTATTGGAAATAAAATCACCAgttcactaatgtcctttttctgatcCAGGATCCACGTTGCAGTTTGGAGTAATGTCTCTTGTTACCTCCAGACTTTAATATTTCCTcaatctttccttgtctttcatgaccttgatgtatatttattttttataattcttaTGAAGAATTTTTTGCACTTCTTATGAAGAAGTTCTCTCAACTAAACTATGACAATTAAAAAAAGCCTCTCTCTTAGGGTCACTTAGGCAGGATGTATATATTTGAGGGCATGGAGGTAAACACAGAATTCGGTAAAGATTCACTTGCTCATTTGTC is a genomic window containing:
- the COPS6 gene encoding COP9 signalosome complex subunit 6 produces the protein MASAAVTNGTGGSSGMEVDAAVVPSVMASGVTGSVSVALHPLVILNISDHWIRMRSQEGRPMQVIGALIGKQEGRNIEVMNSFELLSHTVEEKIIIDKEYYYTKEEQFKQVFKELEFLGWYTTGGPPDPSDIHVHKQVCEIIESPLFLKLNPMTKHTDLPVSVFESVIDIINGEATMLFAELTYTLATEEAERIGVDHVARMTATGSGENSTVAEHLIAQHSAIKMLHSRVKLILEYVKASEAGEVPFNHEILREAYALCHCLPVLSTDKFKTDFYDQCNDVGLMAYLGTITKTCNTMNQFVNKFNVLYDRQGIGRRMRGLFF